In the Salvelinus namaycush isolate Seneca chromosome 35, SaNama_1.0, whole genome shotgun sequence genome, one interval contains:
- the LOC120029544 gene encoding metastasis-associated protein MTA3-like → MAANMYRVGDYVFFENSSSNPYLIRRIEELNKTASGNVEAKVVCFYRRRDISHSLIQLADKHAKDLEEEKEEEKEGPLEAELTDKQKHQLRHRELFLSRQYESLPATHIRGKCSVALLNETEAVLSYLDKEDTFFYSLVYDPTQKTLLADKGEIRVGPRFQADVPDMLQDGESDEWDQSKLEEKLWDPDCPLSSKQIDQFLVVARAVGTFARALDCSSSVRQPSLHTSAAAASRDITLFHAMDTLHRHGYDLSSALSVLVPSGGPVLCRDEMEEWSASEAAMFEEALEKYGKDFNDIRQDFLPWKSLTSIIEYYYMWKTTDRYVQQKRLKAAEAESKLKQVYIPTYNKPNPNQISVTNGKMATVNGAGPGAYHAAGGGRACESCYSMQSAQWYSWGPPNMQCRLCVSCWMYWKKYGGLKMPSRAEAPEEKTPPSPVPNEPRSRGHGPRQSSHMVPVRNSGSPKSSTKTKQAFLLQATRLTKLARHMCRDIIRLRRAARRPFVPINCGAIKAECKSSFNS, encoded by the exons ATGGCCGCCAACATGTACCGGGTCGGAG ACTATGTATTCTTTGAGAATTCCTCCAGCAACCCTTACCTGATCCGCCGGATAGAAGAACTCAACAAG acgGCCAGTGGCAATGTGGAGGCCAAGGTGGTGTGTTTCTACAGGAGGAGAGACATCTCACACAGCCTCATACAGTTGGCTGACAAACATGCAA aggacttagaggaggagaaagaggaggagaaagagggtcCGTTGGAGGCGGAGctgacagacaaacagaaacatCAGTTACGCCACAGAGAACTGTTCCTCTCCCGTCAGTATGAGAGTCTACCAGCCACAcacatcag GGGGAAGTGTAGTGTGGCGTTATTGAATGAGACTGAAGCTGTCCTCTCCTACCTGGACAAAGAG GATACGTTCTTCTACTCGCTGGTCTACGACCCTACCCAGAAGACACTTTTGGCTGATAAAGGAGAGATCAGAGTGGGACCACGCTTTCAGGCCGATGTACCTGACATGCTACAGGACG GGGAATCAGATGAGTGGGACCAGTCAAAGTTAGAGGAGAAGCTGTGGGATCCTGACTGTCCTCTCTCCAGCAAACAGATTGACCAGTTCCTGGTGGTCGCACG GGCGGTGGGGACGTTTGCCAGAGCGCTGGACTGTAGCAGCTCAGTCAGACAGCCCAGTCTACATACGAGTGCAGCTGCCGCCTCCCGAGACATCACActg ttCCATGCGATGGACACGCTGCATCGTCATGGTTACGACCTGTCCAGTGCGTTGAGTGTGTTGGTGCCGTCCGGTGGGCCGGTGCTGTGTCGGGacgagatggaggagtggagcgCCTCGGAGGCAGCCATGTTTGAGGAGGCTCTGGAGAAATACGGAAAGGACTTCAACGACATAAGACAAGacttt CTACCGTGGAAGTCTTTGACCAGTATAATAGAGTATTATTACATGTGGAAGACAACAGACAGATACGTACAGCAG AAGAGACTGAAGGCAGCAGAGGCAGAAAGCAAACTGAAGCAGGTTTACATCCCCACATA CAATAAGCCCAACCCTAACCAGATCTCAGTGACCAATGGGAAGATGGCGACGGTGAATGGGGCGGGGCCTGGAGCCTACCATGCAGCGGGGGGAGGACGGGCCTGCGAGAGCTGCTACT caatGCAATCAGCCCAGTGGTACTCGTGGGGGCCGCCCAACATGCAATGTCGCCTGTGTGTGTCGTGCTGGATGTACTGGAAGAAGTACGGTGGCCTTAAGATGCCAAGCAGAGCGGAGGCGCCCGAGGAGAAAACCCCACCCAGCCCTGTGCCCAAC GAGCCTCGGTCGCGCGGCCACGGCCCCCGACAGTCCAGTCACATGGTGCCGGTGCGTAACAGCGGCAGCCCCAAGTCCTCCACGAAGACCAAGCAGGCCTTCCTGCTGCAGGCCACCCGCCTCACCAAGCTGGCACGCCACATGTGCCGCGACATCATCAGACTGCGACGCGCTGCGCGGCGCCCCTTTGTGCCCATTAACTGTGGCGCCATAAAGGCAGAGTGTAAGAGCTCCTTCAATTCCTAA